In a single window of the Littorina saxatilis isolate snail1 linkage group LG3, US_GU_Lsax_2.0, whole genome shotgun sequence genome:
- the LOC138961096 gene encoding uncharacterized protein codes for MIKEATVNKGNITVGFLRRNFRECTTTVRAATYKAMVRPVLDYASPVWDPISQKDVTELEKVQRRAARYVHNNYSDRTPGCVTSMLKTLQWEPLADRRLANRLTMLYKINNGIVDINKAEFYTSGDSRTRGAQRLFQERASHPVLFNSFFPRTLRQWNKLDPKTTVAPSLESFQAGLGRTHARTCLADTVTLQLFV; via the coding sequence ATGATAAAAGAGGCGACTGTCAACAAGGGCAACATAACTGTGGGCTTCTTGCGGCGGAACTTCCGGGAGTGCACCACCACCGTCAGAGCTGCTACGTACAAGGCCATGGTCAGACCGGTCCTTGACTACGCCTCGCCAGTCTGGGACCCGATCTCTCAGAAAGACGTCACGGAGCTTGAAAAAGTCCAACGCAGAGCAGCCCGTTACGTCCACAACAACTACAGCGATCGGACCCCAGGCTGTGTGACCAGCATGCTGAAGACCCTCCAATGGGAACCACTCGCCGACAGAAGACTCGCCAACCGCCTCACTATGCTCTACAAGATCAACAACGGCATAGTCGACATCAACAAGGCCGAGTTCTACACCTCTGGCGACAGCCGCACCAGAGGAgcccagagactgttccaggagaGGGCATCCCATCCTGTTCTCTTCAACTCCTTTTTCCCCCGAACACTGCGTCAGTGGAACAAGCTCGACCCTAAGACCACAGTTGCTCCTTCACTGGAGTCCTTCCAAGCTGGTCTGGGTCGTACCCATGCACGGACTTGCCTCGCTGACACAGTAACCCTGCAGCTCTTCGTGTAA